In Bradyrhizobium manausense, the sequence CCGATCGCGGTGAGGGTGGCGAGAGCCAGGCCCATCGTGATCGAGGTCCATTTCGGCCGCTGCATCTTTGCCATTGCGCTCCCGATTGCCTTGTGGGTATTGCCTGCCCGTCAGCCCAAATTATCAACCTGTGAAACGGCGAGGCGTACCATGGATGAACATATGGATAGCGCTGCCTCCGCCGAGGCATTGGTACTCGACCACGTCCCGATGCGCAACGAAGACGGCGAAATCAGGCAGGAATTCGTCGAGGAAATCGCCCATGCGATCGAGGCCGCCGACAGTGCCGCGCTGCGCGCCTGCGTTGCCGACCTGCACGAGGCCGACCTCGGCGATCTCATCGCGGCGCTCGCGCCCGACGACCGCGTCCGCCTGGTCGAGCTGACCGGCGCCGACTTCGACTTCTCCGCGCTGAACGAGGTCGACGAGAGCGTCCGCGAGGAGATCCTCGACGAGCTGCTGCCCGAAACGGTCGCCGAGGGCGTCCGGGAACTGGAATCCGACGACGCGGTCGAGCTGCTCGAAACGCTCGACGAGGAGGAACAGGAAGAGATCCTCGAAAAGCTGCCGCTCCAGGAGCGCGTCGCGCTCGAGCGCAGCCTGTTGTATCCGGAAAACTCGGCCGGCCGGCGGATGCAGACCGAGTTCATCGCCGTGCCGCAGGATTTCACGGTCGGTCAGGCGATCGACTACATGCGCGATACGCCCGATCTGCCTGACCGCTTCTACGAGATCTACGTCATCGACAAGGACCAGCACTGGCTGGGTGCGGTTCCGCTCGACGTGCTGTTGCGCGCGCGCCGTCCGGTGCCGCTCACCGAGCTGACCGACGAGGATCGCCGCCGCGTCTCCGTCCTGGAGGACCAGGAGGAGGTGGCGCGCATGTTCGGCAAGTACAACCTCGTCGCCGCACCCGTGCTCGACACCCAGGACCGGCTCGTCGGCGTCATCACGGTGGACGATGTGGTCGACGTCATCGAGGAAGAGGCGGACGAGGACCTCAAGGCGCTCGGCGGCGTCACCAGCGACGAAGAGCTGTCGGACACGTTTCTCACCATTGCGCGCGGCCGCTTCAACTGGCTGCTGATCAATCTCGCCACCGCCTTCCTGGCGTCATCGGTGCTCGGCCTGTTCGAAGGTCAGCTCGAACAGATGGTGGCGCTCGCCGTGCTGGCGCCGATCGTCGCGAGCCAGGGCGGCAACGCCGCGACCCAGACCATGACGGTTGCGGTGCGCGCGCTCGCGACCCGCGAGCTCGGCTCTTCCAACGCCTGGCGCGTGGTCGTCCGCGAGGCGCTGGTCGGCCTCATCAACGGCGTTGCCTTTGCCGTGATCACAGGCATCGCCGCGGTCGCCTGGTTCAAGATCCCGGGCCTCGGCATCGTCATCGGGCTTGCGATGATCTGCAACCTCATCGCCGGCGCGCTCGGCGGCATCCTGATCCCGATGGCGCTCGAACGCGTCAGGGCCGACCCGGCAGTGGCCTCGGGCACGTTCGTGACGACGGTGACCGATGTCGTCGGCTTCTTCTCCTTCCTCGGCATCGCGACGCTGTGGTTCGGGTTGAAGTAGGGTGCGCGGCAACTACACACTGGTGTCCCGGCGCGCTGCAACGCCCTTCGCGTTGCTGCGCAGAACCGAGACCCAGGAGGCGGCATACTCTGTGGCTAGATGGGCCACGGCTCAGCGGCGCACCGCGAAGGCGCGCCGCGCCGCGTCCGGGGCACGAGACCGCGTACGTGCGGCGTTATCTTTAATCCGACCTTAAGCGACCTCCCGCATGATCGCTCCGCTTGGGGGAATGAGCATGCGGTTGCGGCTGAAGGCGGACGGACGGGTCGTTGAGTTGCGGGACGGGCAAGAGTGTCCTGTCCAGCCGGTTCAGCCTGCAGTCGAAGCTTCGCCGGCCGAGGCCGGCTCGCTCGCGGTGCGCGATTTGCGCCGGCGCGCCTGTCTCACCCAGATGGAGTTCGCCGCCAAGCTTGGCGTGCCCGTCGAGACCATCCGCAACTGGGAACAGGGCAAGCGCGCTCCGCGCGGACCCGCCCGCGCGCTGCTGGCCGTGATCGCGCATGCGCCCGACATGGTCTTCCAGGCGCTCGCCAAAGCCTGACGTCAAGGCCTGACCTGCGAACCTCCCGTTAGCTTTGCGGCTGAAGATCCGCATCCGCGGCCGGCGTCGTCCGTTGCACTCTTGCAGACCGGGTCCATAATGACATGAGGGGCCGCAACGGAGAGGATTCCTCATGCTGTTCGTCGAGGCCAATGGCGCCAAAATCCCGGCGATCGGACTCGGGACCTGGGAGCTGAGCGGCCGCACCTGCGCCCGTGTGGTCGAGCAGGCGCTGCGGCTCGGCTACCGTCACATCGATACCGCCCAGGTCTATGAGAATGAGCGTGAGGTCGGCGACGGATTGCGCGCCTCCGGCGTCCGCCGCGACGATGTCTTCGTCACCACGAAGGTCTGGACCAACCATTTCGCGCCTCACGATCTCGAACGCTCGGTCAAGGAGAGCCTGGTGCAACTGCGGCTTCCCGCCGTCGACCTGGTGTTGCTGCACTGGCCCAATCCACACGTGCCGCTTGAGGAGACGCTGGGCGCGCTGGCGCATGCCAGGCGCATGGGGCTGACGCGCCACATCGGCGTCTCCAATTTCACGGTGGCGCTGATGGAGCAGGCGGTCTCGCTGTCGGGCGAGCCGCTGGTCTGCAATCAGGTCGAATATCATCCCTATCTCGACCAGGAGAAGGTGAGGGCGGCTTGCGACCAGCACGGGATGGCGCTCGTTGCCTACAGCCCGATCGCCAAGGGCCGCATCAAGGCCGACCAGACGCTCGCGGCCATCGGTCGCGCCCATCACAAGACGGCGGCGCAGGTTGGGCTGCGCTGGCTGGTGCAGCAGAATGTATCTGCAATTCCCAGAACGTCGCGCGTCGAGCGCCTGTCGGAAAACATCGAGATCTTCGATTTCGAGCTCTCGGATGACGAGATGGGGCAGATCGCTGCGCTGGCCAGCCCCAAGGGTCGCCTGACCGATTTCGGCTTCGCGCCGAAATGGGATTGAGGGGGAACTTGGGTATGCTAGGAGCAGGACGGCAACCCAAGATCGGGCGATGGAACCGCGGAAGCTCATACGGACGGACATTGCGGCGTCAGCGATCGCGCATCTGACGCTGGTGGCGCTGATCATCGTGATCAGCGAGGTCCATCCATTTCATGCCGCGCCGCCCGAGACCGTTGCGGTCGATATCGTCACGCCGGAGCAGGTGAAGCAGGAAGAGGCGAAGGCGGAGGAGAAAGCCCAGGAGGAGAAGCCGCCCGAGCCGCTCCCCGACTTCAAGCTGCCGAAGCTCGACGTCGCCGACAATGACAAGCCGGACCCATCACCCAAGTCTGCGGCCAAAGAGAAGCCGGCGCCGCAACAGAAGCAGGCCCAGCCGTCACAGGCGGCGAAGCAGCAAGAGGTCAACGCGCAGCCGCAACCCCAGCAAACTCAAGCGCAACAGCCGCCTGCGATGCCGCAGCCGCAGGCCACGCCTCCGGCCTACCGGGTGCCGGAGCCTGATATCACCATGAAATACGGCGTGATGCTGGGCCTGCCTCCCGAAATGCCGCCCCCGCCGAAAGACGCGCCCAAGGATGACGGCGGCGATGCCAAGGATTCCATCGCCGCCAAGCTGCCGCCCGAGGTGATTGCCGAGCTTCGCCGTCACCTGAGGAGCTGCTCGAAACTGCCCGCGGGGGTCGCGGCGAGCGATGCCGTGCGCATCCGGCTGCGTGCGGTGATGGCCACCGACGGCACGCTGGCGCGCGCGCCGATCCTGATCGAGGCGCCACCGTCCGCGAAAGGCGTTGCCATCGTGAAATCAGCGATGAGCGCGCTCCAGGCCTGCCAGCCCTACAAGATGCTGCCCGCGGACAAATACGCGGAATGGAGCGTGATGGATCTTTCCTTCACGCCCCAGGATTTCGGATCGTAGAGGGGGCCACGGTGCCACAATCCTCTGTGTTGCCCGACGGGCAAAACACCGCGAACGCTGTCAATCTGTCTCCGTAAAAATATTCCACTTTACCGAAATTCGGAAATGGCGTAGATATCGCTCATCCCGGCTCATCCTTGAGGGGCGATCGTACGTCGTCACGATTTGCGAGCCGGGCTTGCGGTGGACGCGGCAGCGTCGGCACGAGGGGTGCGGGCAGGGCGGGTAGTCCCTGTGAGTCCGAGACCGCGTGCGGACGAACGGCGCTGTGAAGTTCGTCGCGCCAACATGTTTCCCGTAACGTCGACAGCGCGGGATGACCCTGTGGCGCCAACGAACGCGCGTACGGCAAAACCGTGTGGTCCCGGCCGTCGTCGCTACGGTCAAGCTTTCGTGGAGGTGTGGAGCGTCCAACCGGATCAACCACATCGTCAATTCGCGGGGCGAGGGAGGCCAGAAGGAATTCGGCTCCCGGGAGAGCACGGCATAAGCCGTCAACCCATCGCGCAGGGAAGGCCGTGTGTTGGGCTTCACCTGTATGCTGCTGTGCGGTCTTTCACTGCGCTACATCTCGCGCGGCGGACCGCGGGTGCCAGCCGGCACCCGGCCTTCCCTGCGCCCTCTTGGACAAAGAGGGTGAAGAGATCAAGCAAAGCTCGGGCGAATTGCGTCGCGAGAGCGCGAAAGCGTGGCCGTGACCGCAGGATGGGTAGAGCGAAGCGAAACCATCCTGCAAGATGACGATGCGGAAAGAGCCAACCTCAACGCCCGCGCTTCAACCCCTCGTCGCCCGCCATCACCTCCGGCGCCATCGCGGACCAGGCACTCGACGCGAATTGCCGCCGCCAGGTCACGACCACCACGGCCGCGGTGGTCACGAACAGCACCCACGGGCTGACGAACCAGCCGAGATAGCCGAGCGCGAAGAAGAAGGCGCGCTGACCGCGGTTGAAGTGACGGCCGGCGGATTCGAACACGCGCGAGGTGCGGAGGACATGGGCCTCAGCTTCGGGCGTGTCGCGCATCGAGGACGGCGGCATGCCGCCGAACAGGATCGCGACATAGTTGAACAGGCGATAGGCCCAGGCGAATTTGAAGAAGGCGTAGACGCAGATCAGCACGAGGCCGACGCATTTCAGCTCCCACAGCGCGGGCGAAGGGCTGAGGTCGATCGGCAGCTTGCCGAGAATGGCGATGGCGTCGTTGGTCGCATGCAGCAGCGCCAGCGCGCCGCCGAGCGCGAACAGGCTGGTGGAGGCAAAGAAGGCGGTGCCGTTCTGGAGCGAGGCCATGATCTGCATATCGACCATGCGCGCATCGCGATCGAGCAGTCGGCGCACCCAGACTTCGCGGTAGCGGTTCATCCGCGCCGACAGGCTGTCGCGGCCATAGGCGGAGTGCTCGAGCGTGGCGGCATAGACCAGCCATTCGATGATGAAGAAGCCGACGGCAGTGATGTCGACCCAATGCCTGCCCATGTCTTTGTCTCTCCTCGCGAGGCATCACGATTGCCATGCGTGGTCGGGTGCGGCAACGATTGATTGGCGGCAGGCGATGGCGTTAAAAGCAGCCGCACAGACGGACTTACGGAAGGACCAGTGACATGGCAGCGCTCAAGCTCGCGATCGGCAACAAGAACTACTCGTCATGGTCGATGCGGCCCTGGCTCGCGCTCCGCGCCAACGACATCCCGTTCGTTGAGACCGTGATTCCGCTCTACACCGACAATCCCGCCGACAAGGAGCAGATCCTGTCCTTCAGCCGCGCCGGCAAGGTGCCGGTGCTGGTCGACGGCGACATCACGGTGTGGGATTCGCTTGCCATCATCGAGTACATCGCCGAGCGCTTTCCCGAGAAGAAGCTGTGGCCCGACGACGTCGCGGCCCGCGCCCTTGCCCGTTCGGTGTGCGCCGAGATGCATTCCGGATTCATGGCCTTGCGCAATGAATGCGGCATGAACCTGCACCGTCCGGTGCGGCCCGTGACGCTGTCGGCGGACGCCAAGGCCAACATCGCGCGCGTGCAGGAGATCTGGCACATATGCCGGACCCGCTACGGAGCCGGCGGACCGTTCCTGTTCGGCCGCTTCGGTGCGGCGGACGCGATGTACGCGCCGGTCGTGCATCGCTTCCGCACTTATGCCATCGAGGTCACGCCCGAGACCAACGCCTATATGGATACGATGATGGCGATGCCGGCGTTCGACGAATGGACCCGCGACGGCCTCGCCGAAACGCTTGTCATCGAAAAGTTCGAGAACGTGTGAGCGAGCATGATCCGGCAAAATGGACACTGGTTCTCCGATGGGACCGTGCTCACTTGAAAATGTAATGAGCGCCGCTTGACGGCATGCTGGCTCGCGGCGCTCAATCAGGGGAAGTGACGGCTCAGGAGAGGGGACGGCAATGGGAATTCTGGACTCGCTGGAGAACAATCCCGCACTGCGTAGCGCGCTCGGTCAGCTCGGCGCCGCCGTTCTGCCGGCCGTGCTGGGCGAGGTGATGGGCAACAACAACCAGGGCGGCCTCGGTGCGATCGTCGCAAAGCTCCAGCAGGCGGGCTTCGGCGACCAGGTGAAGTCCTGGCTTGGCAACGGCCACAATCTGCCGATCTCGGCCGACCAGCTCCGTGCGGTGCTTGGCAGCGACACCGTCCGCCAGCTTGCCGCGCGCTACAACATCCCGGTCGACCAGCTCGGCGAGATCCTGGCCCAGGAGCTGCCCAAGGCGGTGGACCAGGCGAGTCCGGAGGGCCACCTCCCGCAGGGCGCCTGAGGCCTCCGGTTCCGGCGGTATTGCAGGCCGCCTGGTTCCCCAGTTATCACCCTGAAAACGTTGCGGGATTGGCGCGGCTGCCATGGCTGTATACTGCTGGCCAAAACGCCGCAGCGCGTGCTATAGGTCACACCGGGTTTTCAGCCGGTCCGTCGCAGTGGGACCCTGGGCACGGCCGGCGCTGTTTGAGTGATGGAGATGGGCGTTGAAGCATAAATTCCCCGTGGGGACGCGCGTATTGTTCACTGCCAGCAACGTCGCGCGCCCGGCTGCGAGTGGGGCGTACGAGATCATTCGTCTGCTGCCGACGGAAGGCGATGACTGTCAGTATCGGATCAAGAGCTCGACCGAAGCCTTTGAACGGGTTGCCAAGGAAAGCCAGCTCGCGCAGTCCTGACGGCGCGTGACATCGACGACGCGGACGAACTCGCTTCGCCCGCCGTCAAAAGGCCCGCTTCGCCTCGGCAAGGTGGGCCGGGGGCAGTTGCCGACTCGCGGTGCTCGCTTGACCATCAGCTCTTTGCTCGCGTGAGGGGACATCGCGCATGAACTGGGCTTGGGCCTCGTCGCTCGACCAAATCTGGCGCTCACCGGCCTTCCCGATGTGGATGACGCTGGCTGCTGCCGGCTTCTTCGGATTGATCCTGCTGATCACGCTCGTGCGTGCCGAGAAATCGGTCGCCAACGGCGCCCTGACCGTCATCACGCTGCTCTCGATCGGCATCGCGGTGGCCGCCACCATGCGCATCTATGGGCCGGTGGGGCACGAAACCTCGACTGCGGAAGCCCGCACGCAAGCCACGGTGACCGCGACCCTGCCGGCGCTGGCCTGCCTCGACGATCTCGCCGGTGATGCCGTGGCCATCGGGTGCGAGAAGGCGCTGTTCGGTACACCCGATGCCGCTGCAGCCGCCGTTGCCTATACGGCGGCCCGGATCGACCGGCTGACCGCGCTCGGCGATGCCGCGACTGCGGATCAGAGCCTGACGCTCGACACGAAGGTGCTGCGCAAGGCGCTGGAGCACGATCGCTACGGCCTCGTGGCTCAGGTGCTGGTCGCGCGCGATGGCTGCACCCAGTTCGATTGCGCCGCGTTCCGCTCGCTGACGGATCAGCAGCAGGTCGCTGCCAACATGGATTCTCATCTCTATGATCAGCTGGTCGCGCGCTACGCGCCGACCTGGAATACGCCCGCAGCGGCGCCGGGAGGGTTGCCGCCGAACGCGATTGCCGTGTTGCCGCCATCGATGCCGACGGGCAAGCCGACCAATGCCGAGTTCCCGAGTGCCTCGTCGACCCCGCCGGTGAGCATCATGACTCCGGAGCCGCCGACGGCAGCCACGCGCCAGGCGCCGTCCGCCAACGCGGCGGCAGCACCGGCGCCACGCGCGCCGGCCTCGGCTCAGGCCACAGCACCGGCGGCAAAGAGGCCACCCGCGCCGAAGGCTGCCCGCGCACCGGTCGCTCCGCCGGTTCCGCTGACGCCGCCGCCGGGCTCGGCTCCCGCGGCTGCGGATAACAACTAGTTCGGCTTTGAAAAGCTGCGCATGGCCCGCTAATGCTGGGCCATGCCACTCCATCTGATCAAGCTTGCCGTCGGCTGCGACTCCGTCAAGGAATTGAAGGGGTGGATCGCCGAACGGATGCAGACGGCCAAGAAAAAGGGCCTGCCGCAACACCACATCCACGTCACCCGCATGGTGCCGAAGCGCGACGCCGAGATCCTGGCGGGCGGATCGCTCTACTGGGTCATCAAGGGTGAGGTCGCCGCACGTGAAAAGATCATCGGCATCGAGCCGTTCCGCGACAAGGACGGTATCGGTCGCTGCCGGATCGTGATGCAGCCAAAGGTGATCTCGGTGTCGCCGCGGCCGATGCGCCCGTTCCAGGGCTGGCGCTATCTCACCGACGATTCCGTGCCGATCGATCTCGGCAAGTCCGCTGCCGGCTCCATCGCGGCGATGCCGGAGCCGATGCGGCGCGAGCTGCGCGATCTCGGGCTGCTCTAGACCGCGATATCGTCGATCAGCCGCGCAGCCGGCTAACCTTAATAAGCGCCGGTCGTGGACGC encodes:
- a CDS encoding glutathione S-transferase family protein, whose amino-acid sequence is MAALKLAIGNKNYSSWSMRPWLALRANDIPFVETVIPLYTDNPADKEQILSFSRAGKVPVLVDGDITVWDSLAIIEYIAERFPEKKLWPDDVAARALARSVCAEMHSGFMALRNECGMNLHRPVRPVTLSADAKANIARVQEIWHICRTRYGAGGPFLFGRFGAADAMYAPVVHRFRTYAIEVTPETNAYMDTMMAMPAFDEWTRDGLAETLVIEKFENV
- a CDS encoding DUF1489 family protein, whose product is MPLHLIKLAVGCDSVKELKGWIAERMQTAKKKGLPQHHIHVTRMVPKRDAEILAGGSLYWVIKGEVAAREKIIGIEPFRDKDGIGRCRIVMQPKVISVSPRPMRPFQGWRYLTDDSVPIDLGKSAAGSIAAMPEPMRRELRDLGLL
- a CDS encoding YidB family protein, producing MGILDSLENNPALRSALGQLGAAVLPAVLGEVMGNNNQGGLGAIVAKLQQAGFGDQVKSWLGNGHNLPISADQLRAVLGSDTVRQLAARYNIPVDQLGEILAQELPKAVDQASPEGHLPQGA
- the mgtE gene encoding magnesium transporter gives rise to the protein MDEHMDSAASAEALVLDHVPMRNEDGEIRQEFVEEIAHAIEAADSAALRACVADLHEADLGDLIAALAPDDRVRLVELTGADFDFSALNEVDESVREEILDELLPETVAEGVRELESDDAVELLETLDEEEQEEILEKLPLQERVALERSLLYPENSAGRRMQTEFIAVPQDFTVGQAIDYMRDTPDLPDRFYEIYVIDKDQHWLGAVPLDVLLRARRPVPLTELTDEDRRRVSVLEDQEEVARMFGKYNLVAAPVLDTQDRLVGVITVDDVVDVIEEEADEDLKALGGVTSDEELSDTFLTIARGRFNWLLINLATAFLASSVLGLFEGQLEQMVALAVLAPIVASQGGNAATQTMTVAVRALATRELGSSNAWRVVVREALVGLINGVAFAVITGIAAVAWFKIPGLGIVIGLAMICNLIAGALGGILIPMALERVRADPAVASGTFVTTVTDVVGFFSFLGIATLWFGLK
- a CDS encoding aldo/keto reductase, which encodes MLFVEANGAKIPAIGLGTWELSGRTCARVVEQALRLGYRHIDTAQVYENEREVGDGLRASGVRRDDVFVTTKVWTNHFAPHDLERSVKESLVQLRLPAVDLVLLHWPNPHVPLEETLGALAHARRMGLTRHIGVSNFTVALMEQAVSLSGEPLVCNQVEYHPYLDQEKVRAACDQHGMALVAYSPIAKGRIKADQTLAAIGRAHHKTAAQVGLRWLVQQNVSAIPRTSRVERLSENIEIFDFELSDDEMGQIAALASPKGRLTDFGFAPKWD
- a CDS encoding DUF599 domain-containing protein: MGRHWVDITAVGFFIIEWLVYAATLEHSAYGRDSLSARMNRYREVWVRRLLDRDARMVDMQIMASLQNGTAFFASTSLFALGGALALLHATNDAIAILGKLPIDLSPSPALWELKCVGLVLICVYAFFKFAWAYRLFNYVAILFGGMPPSSMRDTPEAEAHVLRTSRVFESAGRHFNRGQRAFFFALGYLGWFVSPWVLFVTTAAVVVVTWRRQFASSAWSAMAPEVMAGDEGLKRGR
- a CDS encoding helix-turn-helix domain-containing protein, which encodes MSMRLRLKADGRVVELRDGQECPVQPVQPAVEASPAEAGSLAVRDLRRRACLTQMEFAAKLGVPVETIRNWEQGKRAPRGPARALLAVIAHAPDMVFQALAKA